Proteins encoded in a region of the Streptomyces sp. NBC_01471 genome:
- a CDS encoding ABC transporter ATP-binding protein: MSQTAPLLRAEGLVKSHHGEGAPALAVRGVDLSVRRGEFVAVTGPSGAGKSTLLHLLGGLQRPDRGSLTLEGECTDSWSEARWAVQRRRRIGIVFQFFNLVSNLSVADNVELPALLAGAAPRAARAERERLLSELGLADKDRSMPGELSGGQQQRVALARALVNHPTLLLADEPAGSLDSKGTREVMRLLSRFHARGQTILLVTHDARVASAADRVISFFDGRIVDDAELDGAPTPRGVGISDVLELKD, translated from the coding sequence GTGAGCCAGACCGCTCCCTTGCTGCGAGCCGAAGGGCTGGTCAAGTCCCACCACGGCGAAGGCGCCCCGGCGCTCGCCGTACGCGGGGTGGACCTCTCCGTGCGCCGGGGTGAGTTCGTAGCCGTCACCGGCCCGTCCGGCGCCGGGAAGTCGACACTGCTGCACCTGCTCGGCGGGCTCCAGCGGCCCGACCGGGGAAGCCTCACACTGGAAGGCGAGTGCACCGATTCCTGGAGCGAGGCACGTTGGGCCGTGCAGCGCCGACGCCGGATCGGGATCGTCTTCCAGTTCTTCAACCTGGTGTCGAACCTGTCGGTCGCCGACAACGTCGAGCTGCCCGCCCTGCTCGCCGGGGCCGCCCCCAGGGCTGCACGTGCCGAACGTGAACGTCTCCTGTCGGAGCTGGGCCTGGCGGACAAGGACCGCAGCATGCCCGGTGAGCTCTCCGGGGGGCAGCAGCAGCGCGTCGCCCTGGCGCGGGCCCTGGTCAACCACCCCACGCTGCTGCTGGCCGACGAACCCGCGGGCAGCCTGGACAGCAAGGGCACCCGCGAGGTGATGCGGCTGCTCTCCCGCTTCCACGCACGGGGTCAGACCATCCTGCTGGTCACCCATGACGCGCGGGTCGCGAGCGCGGCCGACCGCGTGATCAGCTTCTTCGACGGCCGCATCGTCGACGACGCGGAGCTCGACGGTGCCCCGACGCCGAGGGGCGTGGGGATATCCGACGTACTGGAACTGAAGGACTGA
- a CDS encoding PadR family transcriptional regulator yields the protein MRLPLLALLARGPAHGYELKQDLEQLLGAAYPQPNVGQIYVTLGRLEKSGLVESEEVEQSGRPNKKIYHLTDAGREALHAWYEETAEEPRVRDEFFMKLALATTTGIADRITLINKQRRQYLNTMRGLSKLAAAENRDHRISHLLIEGAMLHLQADLDWLERCQEELEEQE from the coding sequence GTGCGGCTGCCCCTCCTGGCTCTGCTGGCCCGAGGACCCGCCCACGGGTATGAGCTCAAGCAGGACCTTGAGCAACTGCTGGGTGCCGCGTACCCTCAGCCGAACGTCGGCCAGATCTACGTGACGCTCGGCCGCCTGGAGAAGTCAGGACTGGTCGAGAGCGAGGAAGTCGAGCAGTCGGGCCGGCCCAACAAGAAGATCTACCACCTCACCGATGCCGGGCGTGAGGCGCTGCACGCCTGGTATGAGGAGACGGCGGAGGAGCCGAGGGTACGCGACGAGTTCTTCATGAAGCTCGCGCTGGCCACGACGACCGGTATCGCCGACCGGATCACCCTGATCAACAAGCAGCGGCGCCAGTACCTGAACACCATGCGCGGTCTGTCGAAACTGGCCGCGGCCGAGAACCGGGACCATCGCATCTCCCACCTGCTGATCGAGGGCGCCATGTTGCATCTCCAGGCCGATCTTGACTGGCTGGAGCGCTGCCAGGAGGAACTGGAGGAGCAGGAGTGA
- a CDS encoding ABC transporter substrate-binding protein: MRWIHAAGRCLLVLTVVLSGYMASGASADGTHGTGRGPVTLATAGDLTGYLRPLLQGWNRTHPGEKVTLVELPDSPDETHAQMVTDLRDGDRGRFDVLNIDVAWTSEFAAAGWLAPLDRSRFPLSSFLPPVVGTATYDNKLYAVPYVTNAGLLLYRKDILAKEGLPPPRSWAELEHDAKTIAPKYGLDGYAGQFLPYEGLTVNAAEAVYSAGGTILGNEGERVTVNSRAAREGIGFLARGVREGWIPKAALSYTEQESKQAFQDGHLLFLRNWPYSYVEASAKGSAVAGKVGAVPLPGPAGRGASVLGGSNLAVNTRARHPDSAARLIAYLTGEHAQRLVLTRGALPPVRADLYQDPALIRRFPYLPTLRASVLAALPRPKSPHYGQVSLVVQAVVHDAMTGRTTPSAAVRRLARELAAISRQ; this comes from the coding sequence ATGCGGTGGATACATGCCGCCGGCAGGTGTCTTCTCGTCCTGACAGTGGTCCTGAGCGGGTACATGGCATCCGGCGCGTCCGCCGACGGGACACACGGCACTGGCCGAGGGCCGGTCACGCTGGCGACGGCGGGTGATCTCACCGGGTATCTGAGGCCGTTGCTGCAGGGCTGGAACCGTACGCACCCCGGTGAGAAGGTCACCCTGGTGGAGCTTCCTGACTCCCCGGACGAGACGCACGCACAGATGGTGACCGACCTGCGCGACGGCGACCGCGGCCGTTTCGACGTGCTCAACATCGATGTCGCCTGGACATCGGAGTTCGCTGCGGCGGGCTGGCTCGCCCCGCTGGACCGCAGCCGCTTCCCGCTGAGCAGTTTCCTGCCCCCCGTCGTCGGCACGGCGACCTACGACAACAAGCTCTATGCGGTCCCCTACGTGACCAACGCGGGGCTGCTGCTGTACCGCAAGGACATCCTCGCCAAGGAGGGCCTGCCGCCCCCGCGTTCCTGGGCCGAGCTGGAACACGACGCGAAGACCATCGCGCCGAAGTACGGTCTGGACGGCTACGCCGGACAGTTCCTGCCGTACGAGGGGCTGACCGTGAACGCGGCGGAGGCGGTCTACTCGGCGGGGGGAACCATCCTCGGCAACGAGGGCGAGCGGGTCACTGTGAACTCGCGGGCCGCCCGCGAGGGCATCGGTTTCCTCGCCCGCGGGGTACGTGAGGGCTGGATCCCCAAGGCCGCTCTGAGCTACACGGAGCAGGAGTCGAAGCAGGCCTTCCAGGACGGCCACCTGCTCTTTCTGCGCAACTGGCCCTACTCCTACGTCGAGGCGTCGGCCAAGGGTTCCGCCGTCGCCGGGAAGGTCGGGGCCGTGCCGCTGCCCGGCCCGGCCGGACGGGGCGCGAGCGTGCTGGGCGGCTCCAACCTCGCCGTCAACACACGTGCCCGACACCCCGATTCGGCTGCCCGCCTGATCGCCTACCTCACCGGTGAACATGCCCAGCGCCTGGTGCTCACCCGGGGCGCCCTGCCCCCCGTGCGGGCCGACCTCTACCAGGATCCCGCGCTGATCCGGAGGTTCCCGTACCTGCCGACGCTCCGCGCGAGCGTCCTCGCAGCCCTCCCCCGCCCGAAGAGCCCGCATTACGGCCAGGTGAGCCTGGTGGTGCAGGCAGTCGTACACGATGCGATGACCGGGCGAACGACGCCCTCCGCGGCCGTCCGCCGACTGGCACGCGAGCTGGCTGCCATCTCCCGTCAATAG
- a CDS encoding glycoside hydrolase family 13 protein, which yields MSLNTHRWWRDAVIYQVYVRSFLDSTGDGIGDLAGVRAGLPYLKKLGVDGIWLSPFYPSPQHDHGYDVADYCGVDPLFGDLAGFDLLMTDARRLGVKVLLDIVPNHCSHEHPWFREALSAPPGGAARSRFHFADGRGPDGSEPPNNWHAMFGGPAWSRVTEADGSSGQWYLHMFTPEQPDLNWRSTEVAAYFDQVLRFWLDRGVDGFRIDVAAGLFKHPGLPDSPDPEADARTRDSVNPLAWNQPEVHQVWRHWRTLCEEYTSHDGRDRLLVGEVSVPTAREHAKYVRPDELHQAFFFDLLSAPWNADAFRKVISEAMQDIAGTGSTVTWVLNNHDQVRTVTRYGDCGTEGGGLGTARARAAALLMLSLPGAAYIYQGEELGLPEVVDLPDDVLTDPIFRRTGSRARIRDGCRVPLPWSGHASPFGFTPGAESAKPWLPQPAYFAEYATERALADTQSFWHLYRNGLQLRQGLPQLGEGTLRWLETPPGVLAFVRGDGLVCAVNFTTAPTPSPVSGAPILSSGPCTADVLPGSTAAWWISDRTHP from the coding sequence GTGAGCCTCAACACGCACCGCTGGTGGCGCGACGCAGTGATCTATCAGGTGTACGTCCGCAGCTTCCTGGACAGCACTGGGGACGGCATCGGCGATCTCGCCGGAGTCCGCGCGGGCCTGCCGTACCTCAAGAAGCTCGGCGTCGACGGCATCTGGCTGAGCCCTTTCTACCCCTCACCCCAGCACGACCACGGCTACGACGTCGCCGACTACTGCGGCGTGGACCCGCTCTTCGGCGACCTCGCCGGGTTCGATCTGCTGATGACGGACGCCCGTCGCCTCGGCGTCAAGGTACTCCTGGACATCGTCCCCAACCACTGCTCACACGAACACCCCTGGTTCCGCGAAGCACTCTCGGCGCCACCCGGCGGCGCCGCCAGGTCCCGCTTCCACTTCGCCGACGGCAGAGGACCGGACGGAAGCGAACCGCCCAACAACTGGCATGCCATGTTCGGCGGTCCGGCCTGGTCCCGTGTCACCGAGGCGGACGGGAGTTCCGGCCAGTGGTACCTCCACATGTTCACACCCGAACAACCCGACCTGAACTGGCGGAGCACCGAGGTCGCGGCCTACTTCGACCAAGTGCTGCGGTTCTGGCTCGACCGGGGTGTCGACGGCTTCCGCATCGACGTGGCCGCCGGACTTTTCAAACACCCCGGCCTGCCCGACTCACCCGACCCCGAGGCCGACGCCCGCACCCGCGACTCCGTGAACCCCCTCGCCTGGAATCAGCCCGAGGTGCACCAGGTGTGGCGCCATTGGCGGACCCTGTGCGAGGAGTACACCTCACACGACGGACGCGATCGGCTCCTCGTCGGCGAGGTCTCCGTACCCACGGCGCGCGAACACGCCAAGTACGTACGCCCCGACGAGCTGCACCAGGCGTTCTTCTTCGACCTGCTCAGCGCCCCATGGAACGCCGACGCCTTCCGCAAGGTCATCTCCGAGGCAATGCAGGACATAGCGGGGACGGGCTCGACCGTGACCTGGGTTCTCAACAACCACGACCAGGTCCGCACCGTCACCCGGTATGGCGACTGCGGCACCGAAGGCGGCGGACTCGGTACTGCCCGCGCCCGCGCCGCCGCGCTGCTGATGCTGTCCCTGCCCGGAGCCGCCTACATCTACCAGGGCGAAGAGCTCGGGCTGCCGGAAGTCGTCGACCTGCCCGACGATGTGCTCACCGACCCCATATTCCGCCGCACCGGCAGCCGTGCCCGCATTCGCGACGGCTGCCGGGTCCCGCTGCCCTGGTCCGGGCATGCCTCACCGTTCGGTTTCACTCCGGGCGCCGAGAGCGCCAAACCGTGGCTGCCGCAACCCGCCTACTTCGCCGAGTACGCCACCGAACGTGCCCTCGCCGACACCCAGTCCTTCTGGCACCTCTACCGCAACGGCCTCCAGCTGCGCCAGGGGCTCCCCCAGCTCGGCGAAGGCACCCTGCGCTGGCTGGAGACCCCGCCGGGCGTCCTCGCCTTCGTCCGTGGCGACGGCCTGGTCTGCGCCGTCAACTTCACCACCGCGCCCACACCCTCGCCGGTCTCCGGCGCCCCCATCCTCTCCAGTGGCCCCTGTACTGCAGACGTCCTTCCGGGGTCGACGGCCGCCTGGTGGATCAGCGACCGCACCCACCCCTGA
- a CDS encoding ABC transporter substrate-binding protein, which yields MKRRGMTLLAGCTALALGATACGGQVGAGGGEKSLSGQSITIAGSWSGSEQKNFQKVMDAFTEKTGAKLQFVSTGDDVSTVVGSKIEGGNAPDVVMVPQVGVLQQFAKKGWLKPLSKRTQESVDADYAGTWKKYGSVGKTLYGLYFKATHKSTVWYSPDALAQAGVKPPTTYDAMLKAGHTVSDSGLPAFSVGGEDGWTLTDWFENIYLSQAGPQNYNELAAHTLSWTDPTVVRALTTLGKLFKDKQLIAGGQKGSLNTDFPTSVEKVFGPKQEAAMVYEGDFVAEVAKDQFGKKIGQDADFFPFPAVDGGKAPVVSGGDAAVVLKDGRNQKAAMRFLEYLATPEAAAVWAKLGGYLSPNKKLALSAYGDDVARRTAKSLIAAGNSIRFDMSDQAPAAFGGTKGVGEWKILQDFLRDPSDPKGTAATLEKAAAKAYQD from the coding sequence ATGAAACGACGAGGTATGACACTGCTGGCCGGCTGCACGGCCCTGGCCCTCGGCGCCACCGCCTGTGGCGGCCAGGTCGGCGCCGGCGGCGGGGAAAAGTCACTCAGCGGCCAGAGCATCACGATCGCCGGCTCCTGGTCCGGCAGTGAGCAGAAGAACTTCCAGAAGGTCATGGACGCCTTCACCGAGAAGACCGGCGCCAAGCTGCAGTTCGTCTCCACGGGCGATGACGTCTCCACCGTCGTCGGCAGCAAGATCGAGGGCGGCAACGCCCCCGACGTGGTGATGGTCCCGCAGGTCGGCGTCCTCCAGCAGTTCGCGAAGAAGGGCTGGCTCAAGCCACTGTCCAAGAGGACCCAGGAGTCCGTCGACGCCGACTACGCAGGAACGTGGAAGAAGTACGGCAGCGTCGGCAAGACTCTCTACGGCCTCTATTTCAAGGCGACCCACAAGTCGACGGTCTGGTACAGCCCCGACGCCCTCGCCCAGGCGGGTGTCAAGCCCCCCACCACGTACGACGCGATGCTGAAGGCCGGTCACACCGTCTCCGACTCGGGCCTCCCGGCTTTCTCCGTGGGCGGGGAGGACGGCTGGACCCTCACCGACTGGTTCGAGAACATCTACCTCTCCCAGGCAGGACCCCAGAACTACAACGAGCTCGCTGCCCACACGCTCAGCTGGACCGACCCGACAGTGGTCAGGGCCCTCACCACGCTCGGCAAGCTCTTCAAGGACAAGCAGCTGATAGCCGGCGGTCAGAAAGGCTCCCTCAACACCGACTTCCCGACCTCCGTCGAAAAGGTCTTCGGCCCGAAGCAGGAGGCGGCCATGGTCTACGAGGGTGACTTCGTCGCCGAAGTCGCCAAGGACCAGTTCGGCAAGAAGATCGGCCAGGACGCCGACTTCTTCCCCTTCCCGGCCGTCGACGGCGGCAAGGCGCCCGTGGTCAGTGGCGGCGACGCTGCCGTCGTCCTCAAGGACGGCAGGAACCAGAAGGCCGCCATGCGGTTCCTGGAGTACCTGGCCACCCCGGAGGCAGCCGCGGTCTGGGCCAAGTTGGGCGGCTATCTGTCGCCCAACAAGAAGCTGGCCCTCTCCGCCTACGGTGACGACGTCGCCCGCAGGACCGCCAAATCCCTGATCGCCGCGGGCAACTCGATCCGCTTCGACATGTCCGACCAGGCCCCCGCCGCCTTCGGCGGCACCAAGGGCGTCGGCGAGTGGAAGATCCTCCAGGACTTCCTGCGCGACCCCTCCGAC